One window of the Doryrhamphus excisus isolate RoL2022-K1 chromosome 10, RoL_Dexc_1.0, whole genome shotgun sequence genome contains the following:
- the usp19 gene encoding ubiquitin carboxyl-terminal hydrolase 19 isoform X2, whose translation MSSSGGGSGTVGRRGGAQQQHRGGGGHGAELSSSSTSKKKQKDRANQESREAKRAAAAAAGVDGILAEVKKDVFVDWKQNASEVIIRLRCGESVQRIEDVNTTFTDTHCHVHFPDERQWSCYLQEEIEASCSRVQYKEKGGFLLLILHKKIPFHTWPSLKSNKKEKEVAPIETKNITGAETSPIALASTEHLKTTSPSQPQASFSPVHSASRSKAQRAVKRHLKNKQPCDKTSMDFAEAPTTGSSGDGTCSSHKIASVKKGSQQSREPSAKRATAHPPQISKEDKSTTERDTHSAQTRTSHAHPPAMEQSQTTHRGGDNSEDRLSSEQEHKQGCDVAAASHSNKTQVTGKQQDSPITGGKFRTGDSEKQPTAPPVSTSDSLKTLASNNPADSPERRMDTSVSEPQTMSVEEESLQDTQTHQQLDLSGTESGPSKREPSEAGLTQMQGSCDGEEKRDQSKEEPPLLKPQEAPEPLVNVKFVKNDSYEKGTDLMVVNVYMKGICRSTARVIFREQDFTLIFQTSDANFLRLHPDYAPNTVFKWQVKLRNLIQPELCSYSFTASRVDITLKKRHSQRWEGLEAPATQVGGAKVAVPSSPTCMEKSQPGSSQHNLPTKEEPPRVGEEKPKAPKAPPRVEESGLETVAPRTVSEHVAITKPEPTVTAPKPTCMVQPMTHAPPASNEHHEEEEEKKVCLPGFTGLVNLGNTCFMNSVIQSLSNTRELRDYFHDRGFEAEINCSNPLGTGGRLAIGFAVLLRALWKGTHHAFQPSKLKAIVASKASQFTGYAQHDAQEFMAFLLDGLHEDLNRIQNKPYTETVDSDGRLDEVVAEEAWQRHKMRNDSFIVDLFQGQFKSKLVCPTCSKVSITFDPFLYLPVPLPQKQKVLSVFYFAKEPHKKPIKFLVSVSKENSSTAEVLESISRSVRVKPENLRLAEVAKNSFQRMFLPSHSLDTVSSSDMLFCFEVLSKDMAKERVFLLRVQQRLQVPNIPISKCASCLKPPVSDEDKLKRCTRCYRAGYCNQQCQRTHWPNHKGVCRPNTENVGLPFLVSVPESRLSYSRLTQLLHGYSRFSVNVFQPPFQSGRTSPEPSPILPMPPTGSLGSGDEAMGGGGSSTTVEASDCGPECGTPLLDSPTEHTRTSPLTSGDTASLASSKTSLSTTQTSDSGFSESISSTSCCSLDTHVEKETSCEKAVRPEAAVTGFQQTNETSSGHAGQFYIALLDSKNKEQRLDEKEDMLVDLPEDATLELVWKNNERLKEYVLVSSKDLEYEEDPGSLSETARAGHFTLEQCLNLFTRPEVLAPEEAWYCPKCQQHREASKQLLLWRLPNILIIQLKRFSFRNFIWRDKINDMVDFPVRNLDLTKFCIGQKDEMQQPPIYDLYAVINHYGGMIGGHYTAYARLPSDKNSQRSDVGWRLFDDSTVTMVEESQVVTRYAYVLFYRRRNSPVERPLRFLRPVGAESPSSMGATASQASLIWRELEEEEEELLDESPHGVFRSGLRRQQQQQMHRTGDEDEDRGAEGRHGHCSPDDDRVRYFVMGTLAAVFALLVNLLYPLLYKAKWA comes from the exons ATGTCCTCCAGCGGTGGTGGTTCTGGGACGGTGGGCCGACGTGGTGGGGCTCAACAGCAGCATAGGGGAGGCGGTGGCCATGGAGCAGAGCTGTCCTCCTCCAGTACCAGTAAAAAGAAGCAGAAGGACAGAGCTAACCAGGAGTCCAGAGAGGCAAagagagctgctgctgctgctgcaggagtGGATGGAATTCTTGCAGAGGTCAAAAAAG ATGTATTTGTGGACTGGAAACAAAACGCCAGTGAAGTGATCATCAGGCTACGTTGCGGCGAAAGTGTGCAGAGGATTGAGGATGTCAACACAACCTTCACTGATACTCACTGCCATGTGCACTTCCCAG ATGAGCGTCAGTGGTCCTGCTACTTACAAGAGGAAATAGAAGCCTCTTGTAGTAGAGTCCAGTACAAGGAGAAGGGAGGTTTCCTGTTGCTCATCCTGCACAAAAAGATTCCTTTTCACACTTGGCCTTCACTAAAA TCCAACAAGAAGGAGAAAGAGGTTGCACCCATCGAGACCAAAAATATCACTGGGGCAGAGACGAGTCCTATTGCTTTGGCGTCAACAGAGCATCTCAAGACCACCTCACCGTCTCAACCTCAGGCTTCCTTCTCCCCTGTACACAGTGCATCACGCTCCAAAGCTCAACGCGCCGTCAAACGGCACCTGAAAAACAAACAGCCGTGTGACAAAACCTCCATGGACTTTGCAGAGGCACCGACAACAGGATCATCTGGAGATGGCACATGTTCTTCACATAAAATCGCCTCTGTTAAGAAAGGCAGCCAGCAGTCTCGAGAACCCAGTGCTAAGCGTGCCACTGCACATCCTCCTCAGATCAGCAAGGAGGACAAGTCTACTACTGAAAGGGACACGCACTCAGCCCAGACCAGAACCTCACATGCACACCCGCCTGCTATGGAGCAGTCACAAACAACACACAGAGGTGGAGACAACAGTGAGGATAGATTAAGTAGCGAGCAAGAGCATAAACAGGGATGTGATGTTGCTGCTGCCAGCCATTCCAACAAGACTCAG GTGACAGGGAAACAACAAGACTCACCAATCACAGGGGGTAAGTTCAGAACTGGGGATAGTGAAAAGCAGCCAACAGCACCTCCTGTAAGCACAAGTGACTCCCTCAAAACTTTGGCCTCAAACAACCCCGCAGACTCTCCAGAAAGGAGAATGGACACAAGTGTCTCTGAGCCACAGACAATGTCTGTAGAGGAAGAATCACTGCAGGATACTCAAACCCACCAGCAGCTGGATTTAAGTGGAACAGAGTCAGGACCATCCAAACGAGAGCCATCCGAAGCAGGTCTGACCCAGATGCAAGGCAGTTGTGATGGAGAGGAGAAGCGCGACCAGTCCAAAGAGGAGCCACCACTCTTAAAGCCACAGGAAG CGCCAGAGCCGTTGGTAAACGTGAAATTTGTAAAGAACGACTCATACGAGAAAGGCACAGACTTGATGGTGGTTAACGTGTACATGAAAGGCATCTGCAGGAGCACAGCTAGGGTCATTTTCAGGGAGCAGGACTTCACTCTCATATTCCAGACAAG CGATGCTAATTTTCTTCGGCTTCATCCAGACTACGCACCAAACACAGTCTTCAAGTGGCAGGTCAAACTCAG GAACCTGATACAGCCTGAGCTGTGCAGCTACTCCTTTACTGCGTCCCGAGTGGACATCACTTTAAAGAAGAGACACAGCCAACGCTGGGAAGGTCTAGAGGCCCCTGCCACACAAG TGGGTGGCGCCAAGGTGGCTGTGCCCTCGAGCCCCACCTGCATGGAAAAGAGCCAACCAGGCAGCAGCCAGCACAACCTACCAACCAAGGAGGAGCCTCCCAGGGTTGGTGAGGAGAAACCGAAAGCCCCCAAAGCGCCACCCAGAGTAGAGGAGAGTGGTCTGGAAACTGTGGCTCCTCGTACTGTCTCTGAGCATGTCGCCATCACCAAGCCAGAGCCTACTGTAACGGCG CCTAAGCCGACTTGCATGGTGCAGCCTATGACCCATGCACCTCCCGCTAGCAATGAGCAccatgaggaagaggaggaaaagaagGTGTGCTTACCCGGGTTCACAGGATTGGTCAACCTCGGAAACACTTGCTTCATGAACAGCGTCATCCAATCTCTGTCCAACACCAGAGAGCTCAGAGATTATTTTCACG ATCGAGGATTTGAGGCAGAAATCAACTGCAGTAATCCACTTGGAACAGGAGGCAGGCTAGCCATTGGCTTTGCTGTGTTGCTTCGGGCACTGTGGAAAGGCACGCACCATGCCTTCCAACCCTCAAAGCTGAAG GCAATTGTGGCCAGTAAAGCCAGTCAGTTCACTGGCTATGCCCAGCATGACGCCCAGGAGTTCATGGCCTTTTTGCTTGATGGCCTCCACGAGGACTTGAACCGCATTCAGAATAAACCGTACACTGAGACGGTGGACTCTGATGGTCGCTTAGATGAG GTGGTGGCGGAGGAGGCCTGGCAGAGGCACAAGATGAGAAATGACTCGTTCATCGTAGACCTCTTCCAAGGCCAATTCAAATCCAAGCTTGTTTGCCCCACATGTTCCAAG GTGTCTATAACCTTTGACCCCTTCCTATACCTGCCAGTCCCGTTGCCACAGAAACAAAAAGTGCTCTCCGTTTTCTACTTTGCCAAGGAGCCGCATAAGAAACCCATTAAG TTCTTGGTGAGTGTGAGCAAGGAGAACTCCAGCACTGCAGAAGTCCTTGAATCCATCTCCAGGAGTGTTAGAGTCAAGCCTGAGAACCTCCGACTGGCAGAG GTGGCAAAAAACAGCTTCCAGCGCATGTTTCTGCCCTCCCATTCACTAGACACTGTGTCGTCCTCGGACATGTTGTTCTGCTTCGAGGTGCTTTCCAAAGATATGGCCAAGGAGAGAGTGTTTTTGCTTCGAGTGCAGCAg AGACTCCAAGTCCCAAATATCCCCATTTCAAAGTGTGCCTCCTGCCTTAAGCCCCCGGTGTCTGACGAAGATAAGCTGAAGCGATGCACTCGCTGCTATCGCGCGGGCTACTGCAATCA ACAGTGTCAGAGGACCCATTGGCCCAATCACAAAGGTGTGTGTCGACCCAACACTGAAAATGTGGGTCTACCTTTCCTGGTTAGCGTACCAGAATCCCGACTGTCCTACAGCCGCCTCACTCAACTATTGCATGGTTACTCCAG GTTTTCCGTCAATGTATTCCAGCCTCCTTTCCAGTCTGGAAGGACATCCCCCGAGCCATCTCCTATTCTCCCGATGCCACCGACAGGCTCTCTAGGTTCAGGAGATGAAGCCatgggtggtggtggtagtagtactaCGGTAGAAGCAAGTGACTGTGGACCCGAGTGTGGCACTCCATTGCTGGACTCCCCGACGGAGCACACCCGGACCTCACCCCTCACCTCTGGGGACACGGCTTCCCTCGCTTCCTCCAAGACGTCTCTCTCAACAACACAGACGTCAGACTCTGGATTCTCTGAGTCCATCTCCTCTACTTCCTGCTGCTCTCTGGACACCCATGTTGAAAAAGAAACCTCTTGTGAGAAGGCAGTGCGGCCCGAAG CTGCAGTAACAGGGTTTCAGCAAACAAATGAGACGTCTTCAGGGCATGCCGGTCAGTTCTACATCGCTCTGCTGGATTCAAAGAACAAGGAACAAAGGCTGGATGAAAAAG AAGATATGCTGGTCGACCTTCCGGAAGATGCAACGCTGGAGCTGGTGTGGAAGAATAATGAGCGGCTGAAGGAGTACGTCCTGGTGAGCTCCAAGGACCTGGAGTACGAGGAGGATCCAGGATCTCTGAGCGAGACGGCCCGAGCGGGACATTTCACCCTGGAGCAGTGCCTCAACCTCTTCACCAGACCAGAGGTGCTGGCTCCAGAGGAGGCATG GTACTGTCCCAAGTGCCAGCAGCATCGTGAGGCCTCCAAGCAGCTGCTGCTGTGGCGTCTTCCCAACATCTTGATCATTCAGCTCAAACGCTTCAGCTTTAGGAACTTCATCTGGAGGGACAAGATCAATGACATGGTGGACTTTCCTGTCAG GAATCTAGATCTCACTAAGTTCTGCATTGGCCAAAAGGATGAAATGCAGCAACCACCTATCTATGACTTGTACGCGGTCATCAACCACTACGGGGGGATGATTGGTGGCCACTACACTGCATATGCTCGACTGCCAAGTGACAAAAACAGCCAGCGCAGTGATGTTG GCTGGCGTCTGTTTGACGACAGCACCGTCACGATGGTGGAAGAGAGCCAGGTGGTGACTCGCTACGCTTATGTCCTTTTCTACCGACGACGGAATTCACCCGTGGAGAGGCCGCTGCGCTTCCTCAGACCGGTCGGAGCAGAGTCCCCCTCTTCCATGGGAGCTACTGCCAGTCAG GCTTCTCTAATATGGCGGGAactggaggaagaagaggaagagttGCTTGATGAAAGTCCACATGGAGTATTCCGCTCTGGTCTGCggcggcaacaacaacaacaaatgcacAGGACaggagatgaagatgaagacagaGGAGCGGAAGGGCGCCACGGTCATTGCAGTCCTGATGACGACCGCGTGCGTTATTTTGTCATGGGCACTCTGGCCGCCGTGTTTGCCCTCTTGGTGAATTTGCTGTATCCTCTTCTTTACAAAGCGAAATGGGCCTGA
- the usp19 gene encoding ubiquitin carboxyl-terminal hydrolase 19 isoform X3, with translation MSSSGGGSGTVGRRGGAQQQHRGGGGHGAELSSSSTSKKKQKDRANQESREAKRAAAAAAGVDGILAEVKKDVFVDWKQNASEVIIRLRCGESVQRIEDVNTTFTDTHCHVHFPDERQWSCYLQEEIEASCSRVQYKEKGGFLLLILHKKIPFHTWPSLKSNKKEKEVAPIETKNITGAETSPIALASTEHLKTTSPSQPQASFSPVHSASRSKAQRAVKRHLKNKQPCDKTSMDFAEAPTTGSSGDGTCSSHKIASVKKGSQQSREPSAKRATAHPPQISKEDKSTTERDTHSAQTRTSHAHPPAMEQSQTTHRGGDNSEDRLSSEQEHKQGCDVAAASHSNKTQVTGKQQDSPITGDSPERRMDTSVSEPQTMSVEEESLQDTQTHQQLDLSGTESGPSKREPSEAGLTQMQGSCDGEEKRDQSKEEPPLLKPQEAPEPLVNVKFVKNDSYEKGTDLMVVNVYMKGICRSTARVIFREQDFTLIFQTSDANFLRLHPDYAPNTVFKWQVKLRNLIQPELCSYSFTASRVDITLKKRHSQRWEGLEAPATQGAVGGAKVAVPSSPTCMEKSQPGSSQHNLPTKEEPPRVGEEKPKAPKAPPRVEESGLETVAPRTVSEHVAITKPEPTVTAPKPTCMVQPMTHAPPASNEHHEEEEEKKVCLPGFTGLVNLGNTCFMNSVIQSLSNTRELRDYFHDRGFEAEINCSNPLGTGGRLAIGFAVLLRALWKGTHHAFQPSKLKAIVASKASQFTGYAQHDAQEFMAFLLDGLHEDLNRIQNKPYTETVDSDGRLDEVVAEEAWQRHKMRNDSFIVDLFQGQFKSKLVCPTCSKVSITFDPFLYLPVPLPQKQKVLSVFYFAKEPHKKPIKFLVSVSKENSSTAEVLESISRSVRVKPENLRLAEVAKNSFQRMFLPSHSLDTVSSSDMLFCFEVLSKDMAKERVFLLRVQQRLQVPNIPISKCASCLKPPVSDEDKLKRCTRCYRAGYCNQQCQRTHWPNHKGVCRPNTENVGLPFLVSVPESRLSYSRLTQLLHGYSRFSVNVFQPPFQSGRTSPEPSPILPMPPTGSLGSGDEAMGGGGSSTTVEASDCGPECGTPLLDSPTEHTRTSPLTSGDTASLASSKTSLSTTQTSDSGFSESISSTSCCSLDTHVEKETSCEKAVRPEAAVTGFQQTNETSSGHAGQFYIALLDSKNKEQRLDEKEDMLVDLPEDATLELVWKNNERLKEYVLVSSKDLEYEEDPGSLSETARAGHFTLEQCLNLFTRPEVLAPEEAWYCPKCQQHREASKQLLLWRLPNILIIQLKRFSFRNFIWRDKINDMVDFPVRNLDLTKFCIGQKDEMQQPPIYDLYAVINHYGGMIGGHYTAYARLPSDKNSQRSDVGWRLFDDSTVTMVEESQVVTRYAYVLFYRRRNSPVERPLRFLRPVGAESPSSMGATASQASLIWRELEEEEEELLDESPHGVFRSGLRRQQQQQMHRTGDEDEDRGAEGRHGHCSPDDDRVRYFVMGTLAAVFALLVNLLYPLLYKAKWA, from the exons ATGTCCTCCAGCGGTGGTGGTTCTGGGACGGTGGGCCGACGTGGTGGGGCTCAACAGCAGCATAGGGGAGGCGGTGGCCATGGAGCAGAGCTGTCCTCCTCCAGTACCAGTAAAAAGAAGCAGAAGGACAGAGCTAACCAGGAGTCCAGAGAGGCAAagagagctgctgctgctgctgcaggagtGGATGGAATTCTTGCAGAGGTCAAAAAAG ATGTATTTGTGGACTGGAAACAAAACGCCAGTGAAGTGATCATCAGGCTACGTTGCGGCGAAAGTGTGCAGAGGATTGAGGATGTCAACACAACCTTCACTGATACTCACTGCCATGTGCACTTCCCAG ATGAGCGTCAGTGGTCCTGCTACTTACAAGAGGAAATAGAAGCCTCTTGTAGTAGAGTCCAGTACAAGGAGAAGGGAGGTTTCCTGTTGCTCATCCTGCACAAAAAGATTCCTTTTCACACTTGGCCTTCACTAAAA TCCAACAAGAAGGAGAAAGAGGTTGCACCCATCGAGACCAAAAATATCACTGGGGCAGAGACGAGTCCTATTGCTTTGGCGTCAACAGAGCATCTCAAGACCACCTCACCGTCTCAACCTCAGGCTTCCTTCTCCCCTGTACACAGTGCATCACGCTCCAAAGCTCAACGCGCCGTCAAACGGCACCTGAAAAACAAACAGCCGTGTGACAAAACCTCCATGGACTTTGCAGAGGCACCGACAACAGGATCATCTGGAGATGGCACATGTTCTTCACATAAAATCGCCTCTGTTAAGAAAGGCAGCCAGCAGTCTCGAGAACCCAGTGCTAAGCGTGCCACTGCACATCCTCCTCAGATCAGCAAGGAGGACAAGTCTACTACTGAAAGGGACACGCACTCAGCCCAGACCAGAACCTCACATGCACACCCGCCTGCTATGGAGCAGTCACAAACAACACACAGAGGTGGAGACAACAGTGAGGATAGATTAAGTAGCGAGCAAGAGCATAAACAGGGATGTGATGTTGCTGCTGCCAGCCATTCCAACAAGACTCAG GTGACAGGGAAACAACAAGACTCACCAATCACAGGGG ACTCTCCAGAAAGGAGAATGGACACAAGTGTCTCTGAGCCACAGACAATGTCTGTAGAGGAAGAATCACTGCAGGATACTCAAACCCACCAGCAGCTGGATTTAAGTGGAACAGAGTCAGGACCATCCAAACGAGAGCCATCCGAAGCAGGTCTGACCCAGATGCAAGGCAGTTGTGATGGAGAGGAGAAGCGCGACCAGTCCAAAGAGGAGCCACCACTCTTAAAGCCACAGGAAG CGCCAGAGCCGTTGGTAAACGTGAAATTTGTAAAGAACGACTCATACGAGAAAGGCACAGACTTGATGGTGGTTAACGTGTACATGAAAGGCATCTGCAGGAGCACAGCTAGGGTCATTTTCAGGGAGCAGGACTTCACTCTCATATTCCAGACAAG CGATGCTAATTTTCTTCGGCTTCATCCAGACTACGCACCAAACACAGTCTTCAAGTGGCAGGTCAAACTCAG GAACCTGATACAGCCTGAGCTGTGCAGCTACTCCTTTACTGCGTCCCGAGTGGACATCACTTTAAAGAAGAGACACAGCCAACGCTGGGAAGGTCTAGAGGCCCCTGCCACACAAG GTGCAGTGGGTGGCGCCAAGGTGGCTGTGCCCTCGAGCCCCACCTGCATGGAAAAGAGCCAACCAGGCAGCAGCCAGCACAACCTACCAACCAAGGAGGAGCCTCCCAGGGTTGGTGAGGAGAAACCGAAAGCCCCCAAAGCGCCACCCAGAGTAGAGGAGAGTGGTCTGGAAACTGTGGCTCCTCGTACTGTCTCTGAGCATGTCGCCATCACCAAGCCAGAGCCTACTGTAACGGCG CCTAAGCCGACTTGCATGGTGCAGCCTATGACCCATGCACCTCCCGCTAGCAATGAGCAccatgaggaagaggaggaaaagaagGTGTGCTTACCCGGGTTCACAGGATTGGTCAACCTCGGAAACACTTGCTTCATGAACAGCGTCATCCAATCTCTGTCCAACACCAGAGAGCTCAGAGATTATTTTCACG ATCGAGGATTTGAGGCAGAAATCAACTGCAGTAATCCACTTGGAACAGGAGGCAGGCTAGCCATTGGCTTTGCTGTGTTGCTTCGGGCACTGTGGAAAGGCACGCACCATGCCTTCCAACCCTCAAAGCTGAAG GCAATTGTGGCCAGTAAAGCCAGTCAGTTCACTGGCTATGCCCAGCATGACGCCCAGGAGTTCATGGCCTTTTTGCTTGATGGCCTCCACGAGGACTTGAACCGCATTCAGAATAAACCGTACACTGAGACGGTGGACTCTGATGGTCGCTTAGATGAG GTGGTGGCGGAGGAGGCCTGGCAGAGGCACAAGATGAGAAATGACTCGTTCATCGTAGACCTCTTCCAAGGCCAATTCAAATCCAAGCTTGTTTGCCCCACATGTTCCAAG GTGTCTATAACCTTTGACCCCTTCCTATACCTGCCAGTCCCGTTGCCACAGAAACAAAAAGTGCTCTCCGTTTTCTACTTTGCCAAGGAGCCGCATAAGAAACCCATTAAG TTCTTGGTGAGTGTGAGCAAGGAGAACTCCAGCACTGCAGAAGTCCTTGAATCCATCTCCAGGAGTGTTAGAGTCAAGCCTGAGAACCTCCGACTGGCAGAG GTGGCAAAAAACAGCTTCCAGCGCATGTTTCTGCCCTCCCATTCACTAGACACTGTGTCGTCCTCGGACATGTTGTTCTGCTTCGAGGTGCTTTCCAAAGATATGGCCAAGGAGAGAGTGTTTTTGCTTCGAGTGCAGCAg AGACTCCAAGTCCCAAATATCCCCATTTCAAAGTGTGCCTCCTGCCTTAAGCCCCCGGTGTCTGACGAAGATAAGCTGAAGCGATGCACTCGCTGCTATCGCGCGGGCTACTGCAATCA ACAGTGTCAGAGGACCCATTGGCCCAATCACAAAGGTGTGTGTCGACCCAACACTGAAAATGTGGGTCTACCTTTCCTGGTTAGCGTACCAGAATCCCGACTGTCCTACAGCCGCCTCACTCAACTATTGCATGGTTACTCCAG GTTTTCCGTCAATGTATTCCAGCCTCCTTTCCAGTCTGGAAGGACATCCCCCGAGCCATCTCCTATTCTCCCGATGCCACCGACAGGCTCTCTAGGTTCAGGAGATGAAGCCatgggtggtggtggtagtagtactaCGGTAGAAGCAAGTGACTGTGGACCCGAGTGTGGCACTCCATTGCTGGACTCCCCGACGGAGCACACCCGGACCTCACCCCTCACCTCTGGGGACACGGCTTCCCTCGCTTCCTCCAAGACGTCTCTCTCAACAACACAGACGTCAGACTCTGGATTCTCTGAGTCCATCTCCTCTACTTCCTGCTGCTCTCTGGACACCCATGTTGAAAAAGAAACCTCTTGTGAGAAGGCAGTGCGGCCCGAAG CTGCAGTAACAGGGTTTCAGCAAACAAATGAGACGTCTTCAGGGCATGCCGGTCAGTTCTACATCGCTCTGCTGGATTCAAAGAACAAGGAACAAAGGCTGGATGAAAAAG AAGATATGCTGGTCGACCTTCCGGAAGATGCAACGCTGGAGCTGGTGTGGAAGAATAATGAGCGGCTGAAGGAGTACGTCCTGGTGAGCTCCAAGGACCTGGAGTACGAGGAGGATCCAGGATCTCTGAGCGAGACGGCCCGAGCGGGACATTTCACCCTGGAGCAGTGCCTCAACCTCTTCACCAGACCAGAGGTGCTGGCTCCAGAGGAGGCATG GTACTGTCCCAAGTGCCAGCAGCATCGTGAGGCCTCCAAGCAGCTGCTGCTGTGGCGTCTTCCCAACATCTTGATCATTCAGCTCAAACGCTTCAGCTTTAGGAACTTCATCTGGAGGGACAAGATCAATGACATGGTGGACTTTCCTGTCAG GAATCTAGATCTCACTAAGTTCTGCATTGGCCAAAAGGATGAAATGCAGCAACCACCTATCTATGACTTGTACGCGGTCATCAACCACTACGGGGGGATGATTGGTGGCCACTACACTGCATATGCTCGACTGCCAAGTGACAAAAACAGCCAGCGCAGTGATGTTG GCTGGCGTCTGTTTGACGACAGCACCGTCACGATGGTGGAAGAGAGCCAGGTGGTGACTCGCTACGCTTATGTCCTTTTCTACCGACGACGGAATTCACCCGTGGAGAGGCCGCTGCGCTTCCTCAGACCGGTCGGAGCAGAGTCCCCCTCTTCCATGGGAGCTACTGCCAGTCAG GCTTCTCTAATATGGCGGGAactggaggaagaagaggaagagttGCTTGATGAAAGTCCACATGGAGTATTCCGCTCTGGTCTGCggcggcaacaacaacaacaaatgcacAGGACaggagatgaagatgaagacagaGGAGCGGAAGGGCGCCACGGTCATTGCAGTCCTGATGACGACCGCGTGCGTTATTTTGTCATGGGCACTCTGGCCGCCGTGTTTGCCCTCTTGGTGAATTTGCTGTATCCTCTTCTTTACAAAGCGAAATGGGCCTGA